GTTTCATTCATGCCGGAACCCAAACGTGAGAAAAGCGTGCAAGAAAGACATGCCTGATTTTATCGTTTTCTGTTGCTGCCAAACTCTTGCGTCTAGAACGGCGTTTTTGAGTACCCAGGACATCACGCATAAGCCCTTCTAGGAATCGCAAGATGACGTTGGTTGTTGTGCAAATACTGTACTGGTCGTGCTTCTGGCCGGACGACGGTTGTCTAAAGTGCAAGACCCGTTTGTCAACTTGACCTCGAGCAACAGCTTCCGTTAGAACCAGAATACGGTGTGGAATATACTCCAACTCCTTTTTGCGTTTGCAGGTGAACGAGTCGCTGTCCCTTTCAGCGCCTGGTTAAAGTGCATAGCACACGAAAGTCTGCTCGAGCAAAGAATGGCATCTTAGCACCAGCCAGCCTCGAGCCACGAGTCTTGTGAGGCCGCCGACGTTCCTAGCGAACCTCGTTCAGGACCTCGAGCGCCCTGCTCACCGCTCGCCCGTAGGGAACCTCCCTGCCGAGGTCGCGCAACACGTCCTCGAGCGCCGCCGCCACCGCCACCGCGTCATAGGGGTCGGCGTAGCCCAGCAAGGACGGTCGGAAGAGGACGGGCTTAGCCTGGTCCTGGCCCCCGGCGATATGCATGCCGCGCGCGGCGAAGCCCCTGACGATAGCGGGCGCGGCGACGCCTTTGGGAGAAGCGAGCGCGGCCACGGCGGGGCTCGGGCGCTCGGCGTAGGAGCGGCAGCCGACGGCCTCGCCCGCCTCCAAAATCGCGCGGTTGAGCCTCTCGCGGCGCGCCCAGAGGGCCTCGATACCCTCCTCCAAAATCATGTCGAGGGCGGCGTCCAGGGCGTAGACGAGGCTGACGGCCGGGGTGTAGGCGGTCTGACCCTGCTGCTGGTTCTCGCGCTCCTTGCGCAGGTCCAAGTAGAAGCTCGAGTTGAGGTTATCGCTGCTCGCCCAGGCCCGCTCGGAGAGCCAGGCGAAGGCCAGGCCGGGCGGGCACATCAGACCCTTCTGGCTGCCCGAGAAGACGCCGTCCAGGCCCCAGTCCCTGGGACGCAGCTCCGCCGCCGCCAGGCTGGTCACGCAGTCCACGAGCACGAGCGCGTCGGGCGTTTCCCCTTTGACCGCGCTGCTCAGCGCCGCGATATCGTGCAGGACGCCCGTCGAGGTCTCGGAGTGGGTCGCCAGGACCGCCTTCACGTCGGGCCCTAACGCCGCCGCCACCTCCTCGGCCTTGACGGCGCGGCCCCAGTCGAGCTTGAGTTCGATGACCTCGTAGCCGTAGGTTTCCGCCAGCCTGAGCCAGCGCTCGCCGAACTTGCCGGCGTTCACCGCCAGCACCTTGGCGCCCCTGGGGACGGTGGCGAGCAGGCCGGCCTCGAGGGCGGCGCTGCCGCTGCCCGAGAGGATCACCACGTCGTCGCCGGGGACGCAGCTCACCTCGGCCAGCTTGCGGCGGGCCTCCAGCAGGAGCGCCTTGAACGCCGCCGTGCGGTGGTGCACGACCGGGCGGGCGAGCGCCGCCAAAACCTGCGGCGGCACCTCGACCGGGCCGGGGGCGTAGAGGCGGGGCCTAAACACTAGAAGCGCACCATGCTCAAGGTGCGGATCACGTCGGTCATGTTGCGGAGAATGTCGAGGACGCTCTCGGGCGGCACCTGGTCGAGGGTCAGGGCGAAGAGCGCCAGGCCGTCCTCTTGGGCGCGGCTCAGCTGCATGCCGGAGATGTTCACCCCGGCGTTGCCTAAGACCGTGCCCACCTTGCCGACCGCGCCGGGGCGATCGTAGTTGCTGCAGATGAGCATGGCGCCCTCGGGCTTGAGCTCGATGGGGTAGTCGTTGATGCTGACGATGCGGGGGTCATGGCCAAGCACCGTCCCGCCCACCTTGAAGGTCTCTTCGGAGGTGATGACACGCAGTTCGACGTGGCTGGTGTAGCCCCGGCCGCGCGCGGCCATCACTTTGGAGATCCTTATGTCGCGCTCCTTGGCGATCGAGGGGGCGTTGACGTAGTTGGGCGGCTCGTCCAAGATGGGCTCCAAAAAGCCCTTGGTCACCGCCACCGCGATGGGGTCGGGGTCGACGGCAAAGGTGCCCGCGAACTCAACTTGGAGTTCCCTCACCCGGCCGCGCACGAGCTGAGCGGCCAGGCTGCCGAGCGCCTCGCCGAGCTTGAGGTGCGGCCCCAGGGCCGCGGCTATTTCGGGCGAGAGCGCGGGCGCGTTGACGACGCCCCTCGAGTAGTCGCCGCGCAGGGCGAGGACGGTGCGCTCCAAGATCTCCGAGCCGACTCTAGCCTGCGCCTCGGCGGTGTTGGCGCCCAAGTGGGCGGTGAGGACGACGTCGTCGCGCTCAAGCAGGGGGTGGTCGGCCGAGGGCGGCTCGAGCACGAAGACGTCCAAACCGGCCGCGAAGAGATGGCCGGACTCGAGAGCGCCCAGAAGCGCCTCCTCGTCGATGATGCCGCCGCGCGCGGCGTTGACGACCACCGCGTGCTCGGGCAGGAGCGCCAGCTCGCGCGCGCCGATCATGCCCCGCGTCTCGTCGGTCAGCGGGGTGTGGACGGTGAGGAAGTTGGCCACTTTCAGCATCTCGTCCAGTTCGTCGAAGAGCTCGACCTTGAGCGCCAGGCTGCGGTGCCGGGTGATGTAGGGGTCGTAGGCCATCACCGTCATGCCCAGGCCCTGGGCGCGGCGGCTCACCAGGGAGCCGATGCGGCCGATGCCGACGATACCGAGTTTGGCGCCCTTGACCTCGCGGCCCAGGAACTTGCGGTCCCACTCTCCCTGGCGGATGAGCCGGTCCGAGCGGCTCACGCCCCGCGCGGCACAGAGCATGAGCGCGACCGCCAGCTCGGCCGCCGAGATGTTGTTGGCCTCGGGCGCGTTCAGGACCAGCAGGCCCCGGCGGCTGGCCGCGTCGATGTCGATGTTGTCCACCCCGACCCCGCCCCGACCGATCACCTTGAGGTTCTTGCCGGCCCTGACCAGGGCCTCATCGACTTGGGTGCGGCTGCGGGTGATGATGGCGTCGTAGTCCCCGACGATCTCGAGGAGTTCGTCTCGAGCGATGCCCTCGCGGTAGTCGACGTGGGCATCGAGATACTCCGCGTCCCCGAGCTGGATGGTGTCGGTTACCAGAATCTTGTACACGGGGAGACTATACCCCAAGACGCCAAGCGGGTAAGGACACCGGCGCCGGCAGGGCACTGAGGCTTCTTTGCGTATACTTCTCTTGCGTATACTTCTCTTATGTCAGCACCCCGTCACTGGCTGATCAAGAGCGAGCCCCGGGTCTTTGCTTTCGACGACCTGCTGAACGCTCCCGGTCGGACCAGCCCTTGGGACGGCGTGCGCAACTACCAGGCGCGCAACTTTATCCGCGACGAGATGAGGCCGCGGGAGTTCGAGACCGTGCTGGCGAAAGACGGCTGAAGCGTGGCCGCCACTCCCCTCGAGATCGCCCTGATCGGCGCGGGCAACCGGGGCGGCCGCGTCTACGCCGACTCCCTTCGCCGTCACCCGGAGCTCGCTCGCCTCGCCTTCATCGCCGAGCCCGACGGGGCGCGGCGAAAGGGCCTGGCCGCCCTGCACGGGCTCTCGCCTGACCGCCTCTACGCGAGCTGGGAAGACCTCTTTGAAACCGCTCCCGCCCCGGACGCGGTCATCATCGCCACGCCCGACCGGCTGCACCTGGGGCCCGCCATGAGGGCGCTCGAGCTCGGCTACCCCATTCTCCTCGAGAAGCCCATCGCGCCCACGCGTGAGGAGGTGCTCAGGCTCGCCCGGGCGGCGTCTTGTAGCCGGGGCTCGGTCACGGTCGCGCACGTGCTTCGCTACACCGCCTTTTTCGCGACCCTCAAGCGCCTTCTGGACGAGGGCCGCATCGGCCGGCTGATGACGGTCCTTCACCTCGAGAACGTCGGCTACTGGCACTTCGCCCATTCCTTCGTGCGCGGCAACTGGCGGAAGCTGTCGGCGGCGAGCCCGATGATCCTCGCCAAGGCCTGCCACGACCTCGACCTCTTGCGCTGGCTCGTCGGCGCGCCCTGTTTGCGCGTCGCCTCTTTTGGCGGCCTCGGCTACTTTAAAGCCGAGAGCGCGCCCGTGGGCGCCGGTGAGCGCTGTCTGGACTGCGCCGTCGAGCGCGGCTGCCCCTATTCCGCGGTGCGCTTCTACCTAGAAGAGCACGCCGAGAACCACGGCTGGCCCGTCTCCGCG
The Deinococcota bacterium genome window above contains:
- the serA gene encoding phosphoglycerate dehydrogenase encodes the protein MYKILVTDTIQLGDAEYLDAHVDYREGIARDELLEIVGDYDAIITRSRTQVDEALVRAGKNLKVIGRGGVGVDNIDIDAASRRGLLVLNAPEANNISAAELAVALMLCAARGVSRSDRLIRQGEWDRKFLGREVKGAKLGIVGIGRIGSLVSRRAQGLGMTVMAYDPYITRHRSLALKVELFDELDEMLKVANFLTVHTPLTDETRGMIGARELALLPEHAVVVNAARGGIIDEEALLGALESGHLFAAGLDVFVLEPPSADHPLLERDDVVLTAHLGANTAEAQARVGSEILERTVLALRGDYSRGVVNAPALSPEIAAALGPHLKLGEALGSLAAQLVRGRVRELQVEFAGTFAVDPDPIAVAVTKGFLEPILDEPPNYVNAPSIAKERDIRISKVMAARGRGYTSHVELRVITSEETFKVGGTVLGHDPRIVSINDYPIELKPEGAMLICSNYDRPGAVGKVGTVLGNAGVNISGMQLSRAQEDGLALFALTLDQVPPESVLDILRNMTDVIRTLSMVRF
- a CDS encoding Gfo/Idh/MocA family oxidoreductase — protein: MAATPLEIALIGAGNRGGRVYADSLRRHPELARLAFIAEPDGARRKGLAALHGLSPDRLYASWEDLFETAPAPDAVIIATPDRLHLGPAMRALELGYPILLEKPIAPTREEVLRLARAASCSRGSVTVAHVLRYTAFFATLKRLLDEGRIGRLMTVLHLENVGYWHFAHSFVRGNWRKLSAASPMILAKACHDLDLLRWLVGAPCLRVASFGGLGYFKAESAPVGAGERCLDCAVERGCPYSAVRFYLEEHAENHGWPVSAMTADTSPEGRLKALRSGPYGRCVYRCDNDVADHQVVALEFAGAVTATLTVSAFTSENTRTLKLMGSQGEIRGHLDKGEIEVRGFLDNESDFIRVAAGPDHAGGDDGLMRAFLERLHMVKAGLEVPEALSSLAASTESHLMAFAAEEARAKGTVVKLGDLEAQS
- a CDS encoding alanine--glyoxylate aminotransferase family protein, encoding MFRPRLYAPGPVEVPPQVLAALARPVVHHRTAAFKALLLEARRKLAEVSCVPGDDVVILSGSGSAALEAGLLATVPRGAKVLAVNAGKFGERWLRLAETYGYEVIELKLDWGRAVKAEEVAAALGPDVKAVLATHSETSTGVLHDIAALSSAVKGETPDALVLVDCVTSLAAAELRPRDWGLDGVFSGSQKGLMCPPGLAFAWLSERAWASSDNLNSSFYLDLRKERENQQQGQTAYTPAVSLVYALDAALDMILEEGIEALWARRERLNRAILEAGEAVGCRSYAERPSPAVAALASPKGVAAPAIVRGFAARGMHIAGGQDQAKPVLFRPSLLGYADPYDAVAVAAALEDVLRDLGREVPYGRAVSRALEVLNEVR